From a single Nymphaea colorata isolate Beijing-Zhang1983 chromosome 4, ASM883128v2, whole genome shotgun sequence genomic region:
- the LOC116253010 gene encoding WRKY transcription factor WRKY76-like: MEAAITDRSRGFNISPNGGDSGMAGLGGFSRPQFNFMELQSSAKAHQKEKELEAEVRRMGQENERLSRMLEEVCRSYKALQAQVASLAGSGGREEGVSSPKKRNVEEDAEGSSSGEEGSVAKCRKRLREELSSGSVATNLITRVHVKTDPSDNSLVVKDGYQWRKYGQKVTKDNPSPRAYFRCAFAPGCPVKKKVQRSAEDKTILVATYEGQHNHAHTSANDAARTSSAGSQAAPDDGSLPCSVSVIASRPTVTLDLTRATTEGGSASALSGGSELQKAVAEHVASSLAKDPSFTAALASALSSKIFTRPPN; the protein is encoded by the exons atggaagcagCCATCACTGATCGCTCTCGAGGATTCAATATTAGTCCCAACGGTGGTGATTCGGGTATGGCTGGTTTGGGAGGATTCAGTCGGCCGCAGTTCAATTTTATGGAGCTGCAATCGTCTGCAAAAGCGCATCAAAAA GAAAAGGAACTGGAGGCGGAGGTGAGGAGGATGGGCCAAGAGAACGAGCGGCTGAGCCGAATGCTCGAGGAGGTCTGCCGGAGCTACAAGGCGCTGCAGGCGCAGGTGGCGTCGTTGGCCGGAAGCGGCGGGAGGGAGGAGGGCGTATCCTCGCCGAAAAAGAGGAACGTCGAAGAGGACGCGGAGGGGAGCAGCTCCGGCGAGGAGGGGTCGGTGGCCAAGTGCCGGAAGCGGTTGAGGGAAGAACTTTCCTCCGGGTCGGTGGCTACCAATCTCATCACGCGGGTCCACGTAAAGACCGACCCCTCTGACAACAGCCTG GTAGTGAAGGATGGTTACCAGTGGAGGAAGTATGGGCAGAAGGTGACGAAGGACAACCCCAGCCCTCGTGCCTACTTCAGATGCGCCTTCGCACCCGGGTGCCCGGTCAAGAAGAAG GTCCAGAGAAGCGCGGAGGATAAGACCATCTTGGTGGCAACGTATGAGGGGCAGCACAACCACGCCCACACGTCAGCCAACGACGCCGCACGGACGAGCTCTGCTGGGTCGCAGGCTGCGCCCGACGACGGTTCTCTCCCTTGCTCCGTCTCCGTCATCGCCTCCAGGCCTACCGTCACCTTGGATTTGACTCGGGCCACAACGGAAGGGGGATCGGCTTCAGCGCTCAGCGGCGGCAGCGAGCTGCAGAAGGCGGTGGCGGAGCACGTGGCCTCGTCGCTGGCGAAGGACCCGAGCTTTACGGCAGCCTTGGCGTCCGCTCTTTCCTCCAAGATTTTCACTAGGCCTCCTAATTAG